In Gemmatimonadaceae bacterium, a single genomic region encodes these proteins:
- a CDS encoding S9 family peptidase encodes MRIRAFSPLVFSALIVPAFVSAQAATKAAQQQGGERAARSPALLQLDQYLDWEDVQDPQLSPDGKQVVYGRRWVDKINDQWKTSLWMMNADGTRNRFLVDGSDAKWSPDGTRIAYIAHGEPNGSQVFVRWMDTEGAVTQLTHLTENPSGLEWSPDGKWLAFTMLVPAREDWRIAMPTPPKGAKWVEAPRIVQKLNYRRDRQGYVEDGSTHIFVLSADGGGTPRQVTSGNFNDGPFRWMPDGKRIVFSGLRTRDAEYAWRESEVYSVDVANGDVAPLTHRKGPDNQPTPSPDGKLIAYTGFDSTSDTWVDSKLYVMNADGSNSRVISGTFDRSPQGLIWARDGSGLYFNAENEGSRNLYFASLKGDVRPVTKGEQVLTVSDIDARGFVVGVASTASKPNDVIAFDVKQPASTRQLTGVNEDVLFGKKIGAQDEIWVSTRDGLKVQGWVVKPPDFDPSKKYPLILEIHGGPHSMYNVAFNFARQQQAADGYVVLYTNPRGSTGYGSAFGNAIKNAYPGKDFDDLMAAVDTVIGRGYVDASNMFVYGCSGGGVLTAWTVGHTNRFAAAASMCPVIDWVSFVGITDGASWYYNFAKLPWEDPSEHLRRSPLMYVGNVTTPTLLMTGVNDLRTPISQTEEFYRALKLRKVPTAMIRFNEEWHGTSSRPSNYLRTQLYLESWFERYSRKNGARVADQ; translated from the coding sequence ATGCGCATCAGAGCCTTCTCGCCTCTGGTGTTCTCGGCACTGATCGTTCCTGCTTTCGTAAGTGCTCAAGCAGCAACGAAAGCCGCACAACAACAGGGAGGCGAGCGCGCGGCGCGCTCCCCCGCTCTTCTCCAGCTCGACCAGTATCTCGACTGGGAGGACGTACAAGATCCACAGCTCTCACCGGACGGAAAGCAGGTCGTCTACGGGCGCCGGTGGGTGGACAAGATCAACGACCAGTGGAAAACGTCCCTCTGGATGATGAATGCAGACGGGACGAGAAATCGCTTCCTCGTCGATGGATCCGATGCCAAGTGGTCGCCCGATGGAACGCGCATCGCGTACATCGCGCACGGCGAGCCTAACGGCTCACAGGTGTTCGTGCGATGGATGGACACCGAGGGTGCGGTCACGCAGCTGACTCATTTGACGGAGAATCCGTCGGGGCTCGAGTGGTCGCCGGATGGAAAGTGGCTCGCGTTCACCATGCTCGTTCCCGCGCGTGAAGACTGGCGCATCGCGATGCCGACTCCGCCCAAGGGTGCAAAGTGGGTCGAGGCGCCGCGCATTGTGCAGAAGCTCAACTATCGTCGCGATCGCCAAGGCTACGTCGAAGATGGCAGCACGCACATCTTCGTCCTGTCCGCGGATGGCGGCGGCACACCGCGTCAGGTCACGTCGGGCAACTTCAACGATGGACCCTTCCGCTGGATGCCTGACGGCAAGCGAATCGTGTTCAGCGGGCTGCGGACGCGAGACGCGGAGTACGCATGGCGGGAGAGCGAAGTCTACTCCGTCGATGTCGCCAATGGCGACGTGGCGCCGCTGACCCATCGCAAGGGGCCCGATAACCAGCCGACGCCGTCGCCCGATGGAAAGCTGATCGCGTACACGGGATTCGATTCGACGAGCGACACCTGGGTCGACTCGAAGCTCTACGTGATGAACGCCGACGGCAGCAATTCACGTGTGATTTCCGGGACGTTCGATCGCTCACCGCAGGGACTCATCTGGGCCAGGGACGGCAGCGGCCTGTATTTCAACGCGGAGAACGAGGGATCGCGCAACCTGTACTTCGCATCGCTCAAGGGCGATGTCCGGCCGGTCACGAAAGGCGAACAGGTGCTGACGGTCAGCGACATCGACGCGCGCGGATTCGTGGTTGGTGTCGCGTCGACGGCGTCGAAGCCTAACGACGTCATCGCCTTCGACGTCAAACAGCCGGCGTCGACGAGGCAGCTCACGGGCGTGAACGAGGACGTGCTCTTCGGCAAGAAGATCGGCGCGCAGGACGAGATCTGGGTCTCGACGCGCGATGGACTCAAGGTGCAGGGATGGGTGGTCAAGCCGCCAGACTTCGATCCGTCGAAGAAGTATCCGTTGATTCTCGAGATTCACGGCGGCCCGCACTCGATGTACAACGTCGCCTTCAATTTTGCGCGACAGCAGCAAGCGGCCGACGGCTACGTCGTGCTCTACACCAATCCGCGCGGCTCGACTGGTTACGGCAGCGCATTCGGCAACGCGATCAAGAACGCGTATCCGGGGAAGGACTTCGACGACTTGATGGCCGCCGTGGACACGGTCATCGGCCGTGGCTATGTCGATGCGAGCAACATGTTCGTCTATGGCTGCTCAGGTGGCGGCGTTCTGACCGCCTGGACGGTGGGCCACACGAATCGTTTCGCGGCAGCGGCGTCGATGTGTCCGGTAATCGACTGGGTCAGCTTTGTCGGCATCACCGACGGCGCCTCATGGTATTACAACTTCGCGAAACTTCCATGGGAGGATCCGTCGGAGCATCTTCGGAGAAGCCCGCTCATGTACGTCGGCAACGTGACGACGCCGACACTGCTCATGACCGGCGTGAACGATCTGCGCACGCCGATTTCGCAGACCGAGGAGTTCTACCGGGCGCTCAAACTGCGCAAGGTGCCGACGGCGATGATTCGCTTCAACGAAGAGTGGCACGGCACGAGCTCACGCCCGTCGAACTATCTCCGGACGCAACTGTACCTCGAGAGCTGGTTCGAGCGCTACTCGCGCAAGAATGGGGCGCGTGTGGCAGATCAGTAG
- a CDS encoding CHRD domain-containing protein, translating to MQKRAWTLATALCVGMTVACGSDKSTGPANITYVANLAASNEVLANGSSAGVVSTGTGTWTGVLNPTTNVLTWTMTFSGLTTNSTLSHIHAQAPTTTTASVVLNFATFAGSTITLGGTSGTASGSINLATQAATPPSLTISGDSLLKAINAGQAYVNVHTSQYGAGEIRGQIVKQ from the coding sequence ATGCAGAAGCGCGCGTGGACACTAGCGACGGCACTTTGTGTCGGAATGACGGTTGCGTGTGGTAGTGACAAGTCGACGGGCCCCGCGAACATCACTTACGTCGCCAACCTCGCCGCGTCGAATGAAGTCCTCGCGAATGGCAGCTCGGCCGGCGTCGTCTCGACAGGGACGGGAACATGGACCGGCGTGCTGAATCCGACGACGAACGTGCTCACCTGGACCATGACGTTCTCCGGCCTAACGACGAACTCGACCCTGAGCCACATTCATGCCCAGGCGCCGACGACGACGACTGCCAGCGTCGTCCTCAACTTCGCAACCTTCGCCGGAAGCACGATCACTCTTGGCGGGACATCCGGTACCGCGTCGGGAAGCATCAACCTCGCCACGCAGGCAGCCACCCCGCCCTCGCTGACAATCTCGGGCGACTCCCTGCTCAAAGCGATCAACGCTGGGCAAGCATACGTGAATGTCCACACGTCGCAGTACGGCGCCGGCGAAATTCGCGGACAGATCGTCAAGCAGTAA
- a CDS encoding carboxypeptidase regulatory-like domain-containing protein, whose product MRTSFAHGIRTALALASVLLHAVRVAEGQTVGGRVVAKTDGAPVPGAIVALLDSAGHGVITRLAEDAGTFSFVVPAPGRYAVRVERVGFRSTTSPWFLVRQGETITIPMAIASESLTLRAIVVNADRRCLVRPREGAATAELWNEARKALSATQLTQIAQAAAKARRDPHRFVVRWRSTTRDLDPTSLAVLHNEQFENEGETVKPFASADPEQLARDGYMTGDIDTGSTYFAPDADILLSDQFLDSHCFRLQWPDSGRRDDLIGLAFEPANLTTQRRPGRVDVRGVLWLDRASAELRYMQYQYVNLAVEEMSRYAGGLLEFRPLPDGRWIVWRWYIRMPALVRRRGMLNSQLTDWHTEVAKIREDGAEVLSVMPAGTRRPARATLRGTVIDSLSGAAMAGVRVFLSGTSFAAVTQMDGSYVIDSVPAGRYTASIVASRLDTLLLEPPVRALTVSAGENKRVDLALPSLRTLSSRVCRQPMPDSLSMILGVVRDSTTAASDVQVRAEWTEYSKASTDRLRAQQTWNETTTTKGGRYSLCGLPAGRTITVRAVRGRASVASPQRPVAPGEVRRVDLMLRNP is encoded by the coding sequence ATGAGAACGTCCTTCGCGCACGGCATCCGGACCGCTCTTGCGTTGGCGAGTGTGCTACTGCACGCGGTGCGAGTCGCAGAAGGCCAGACCGTCGGTGGTCGAGTCGTAGCCAAGACCGACGGCGCTCCCGTGCCGGGCGCCATCGTCGCGCTGCTGGATTCCGCCGGTCACGGCGTGATCACGAGACTGGCCGAGGACGCCGGCACGTTTTCGTTCGTCGTGCCAGCGCCGGGACGCTACGCGGTGCGTGTCGAACGCGTGGGGTTCCGCTCGACGACGTCGCCATGGTTCCTCGTCAGGCAAGGTGAGACCATCACCATCCCGATGGCGATCGCCAGTGAGAGCTTGACGTTGCGAGCAATCGTCGTGAATGCGGATCGGCGTTGCCTCGTGCGGCCTCGAGAAGGCGCGGCCACCGCCGAGCTCTGGAACGAGGCACGAAAAGCGCTCAGCGCAACGCAACTCACGCAGATCGCGCAAGCCGCGGCCAAAGCGCGTCGGGACCCGCATCGGTTCGTCGTGCGTTGGCGCAGCACCACGCGCGATCTCGATCCGACTTCGCTCGCCGTGCTGCATAACGAGCAATTCGAGAACGAAGGCGAGACGGTCAAGCCGTTCGCGAGCGCCGATCCGGAACAGCTCGCACGCGACGGGTACATGACGGGCGATATCGACACCGGGAGCACCTACTTCGCGCCGGACGCGGACATTCTGCTCTCCGACCAGTTTCTGGACTCGCACTGCTTTCGTCTTCAGTGGCCAGACAGCGGGCGACGAGACGACCTCATCGGCCTCGCGTTCGAGCCAGCGAACCTAACGACTCAACGCCGGCCCGGGCGGGTGGACGTCCGCGGCGTCCTCTGGCTCGATCGAGCGAGCGCCGAGCTCCGGTACATGCAGTATCAATATGTGAATCTTGCGGTCGAGGAGATGAGTCGTTACGCAGGCGGCCTTCTCGAATTTCGTCCTCTGCCCGACGGACGGTGGATCGTGTGGCGGTGGTACATTCGCATGCCCGCTCTCGTGCGTCGGCGCGGCATGCTGAACTCTCAGCTCACCGACTGGCACACGGAGGTCGCGAAGATCCGCGAGGACGGCGCGGAGGTGCTCTCGGTGATGCCCGCTGGCACTCGCCGCCCGGCGCGGGCGACGCTCCGCGGCACGGTTATCGATAGTCTCAGTGGTGCGGCGATGGCCGGTGTACGCGTCTTCCTCTCCGGAACGAGCTTCGCCGCCGTGACGCAGATGGACGGCAGCTACGTGATCGATTCGGTTCCGGCCGGCCGCTACACGGCAAGCATTGTCGCGTCACGGCTGGACACGCTGCTCCTCGAGCCGCCGGTGCGGGCGCTGACGGTAAGCGCCGGCGAGAACAAGCGAGTCGACCTCGCGCTGCCAAGCCTGCGGACACTGTCCTCCCGCGTCTGCAGGCAACCGATGCCGGATAGCCTTTCGATGATCCTGGGAGTCGTTCGCGATAGCACGACGGCGGCGTCGGACGTGCAGGTGCGAGCGGAATGGACGGAGTACTCCAAGGCTTCAACGGACCGGCTGCGCGCCCAACAGACCTGGAACGAGACGACCACCACCAAGGGCGGACGTTACTCGTTATGCGGATTGCCGGCGGGCAGGACGATCACCGTGCGCGCGGTCCGCGGCCGTGCTTCCGTGGCAAGCCCGCAGCGCCCGGTCGCGCCGGGCGAAGTTCGGCGCGTGGATCTGATGTTGCGCAACCCCTGA
- a CDS encoding DUF4440 domain-containing protein: MRTRRIIVLLLPLLTACLLHHAEEPQAPLRSATRDSLLAADAARGEAATHDGLATAASAWLDSNVVYLRGGAPILYGRAAAIQILSEAAPERTTYQWRPLGGGSSRDGQGGYTFGVATTAVPNAEGAPSVRLDRYLAVWHRGPDQVWRIVAYADVGGPTPGPSVQVPPAEFPPLLALPRGRRADAVSQVREADSAFALAADLQGTGIAFASFVAPQGVVFSGSEIVIGTDAVRALYDEQQRAGGTLNWRPVYADAVESGDLGWTVGEYVFTGRGANGSVVQRFGKYLTIWKKQPGGEWRFVVDGGNQSPTPNR; the protein is encoded by the coding sequence ATGCGTACGAGACGAATCATCGTCCTGCTGCTGCCGTTGCTCACCGCCTGTCTGCTCCATCATGCGGAGGAGCCGCAGGCGCCATTGCGGTCGGCAACGCGAGACTCGCTGCTTGCTGCCGACGCGGCCCGCGGTGAAGCGGCGACGCACGACGGACTCGCGACTGCGGCGTCAGCGTGGCTCGACAGCAACGTCGTTTACCTGCGCGGCGGAGCGCCGATCCTCTATGGACGTGCCGCGGCCATCCAGATCTTGAGCGAGGCAGCCCCGGAGCGGACGACGTATCAGTGGCGGCCACTGGGTGGTGGCAGTTCGCGCGACGGGCAGGGTGGCTACACCTTCGGCGTTGCGACGACGGCGGTGCCTAACGCGGAAGGGGCACCATCGGTTCGTTTGGATCGTTACCTCGCCGTGTGGCACCGCGGACCGGATCAGGTTTGGCGCATTGTCGCCTACGCCGACGTCGGCGGACCGACACCAGGCCCGTCGGTGCAGGTTCCTCCAGCCGAGTTTCCGCCGCTGCTCGCGCTGCCGCGCGGCCGACGCGCCGACGCGGTTAGTCAGGTGCGCGAGGCCGACAGTGCGTTCGCTCTCGCCGCCGACTTGCAAGGGACAGGCATCGCGTTCGCGTCGTTCGTTGCGCCGCAAGGCGTCGTCTTCTCGGGCTCCGAGATCGTCATCGGCACGGACGCCGTGCGGGCGCTGTACGACGAACAACAGCGGGCGGGCGGAACGCTCAACTGGCGTCCCGTCTACGCGGACGCGGTCGAGTCGGGCGACCTCGGTTGGACGGTCGGCGAGTACGTATTCACGGGACGCGGCGCGAACGGCTCGGTCGTACAGCGGTTCGGGAAATACCTAACGATCTGGAAGAAGCAACCGGGCGGCGAGTGGCGATTCGTCGTTGATGGGGGGAATCAGAGTCCCACGCCGAATCGGTGA
- a CDS encoding amidase family protein: MPTIVRLILLLAISRPLIAQATAPASPFRVEETTIADVHAAFRAGTLTCKSLVEQYLRRIDAYDKNGPAINAIVVVNPAALQVADSLDARFRREGLTGPLHCIPVIVKDNFETVDLPTTAGSLSLQGFVSNKDAFEVRRLREAGAIVLAKSNMAEFAFSPYETVNSILPGYTKNPYALDRVTAGSSGGTAAAVAANLGEVGLGTDTGNSIRGPSAHQALVGIRSTMGLTSRAGVVPLNLSADIAGPMARTVSDAVAVFQVVAGYDPADSITAASRGRPVPNYSASLVRDGLRGARIGVLRQAYERPTLDVEVRDVFARAIADLRLAGATVVDSVPLPALDSLFAAHRGQCNPFKFDLEHWIASTGNRTPLKSLAEIIKSNRFHPSIQKRLELAQAVDIAPEKNPGCRDRDEFREGLRTLVMRAMDALKLDALVYPTWSNPPRLIGDLNTPPGDNSQVFSPSTGWPAITVPMGYTRGTLPAGMTLFGRAWSEPVLIRLAYAYEQATHHRRPPASTPPLR; encoded by the coding sequence ATGCCTACGATCGTCCGGTTGATCTTGCTGCTGGCGATTTCGCGTCCGCTCATCGCACAAGCGACGGCGCCGGCGAGCCCGTTTCGCGTCGAAGAAACGACGATCGCCGACGTCCACGCCGCCTTCCGTGCCGGCACCCTCACCTGTAAGTCGTTGGTAGAACAATACCTTCGGCGAATCGATGCGTATGATAAGAATGGCCCGGCGATCAACGCGATCGTGGTCGTCAATCCCGCGGCGCTTCAGGTCGCCGATTCGCTCGATGCCCGCTTTCGTCGCGAAGGTCTAACGGGTCCGTTGCACTGCATTCCGGTCATCGTCAAAGACAACTTCGAGACCGTCGACTTGCCGACGACCGCGGGCTCACTCTCGCTGCAAGGGTTCGTATCGAATAAAGACGCCTTCGAAGTGCGGCGCCTGCGCGAGGCGGGCGCGATCGTGCTCGCCAAATCGAACATGGCGGAGTTCGCCTTCAGCCCGTACGAGACCGTGAACTCGATTCTTCCTGGCTACACGAAGAATCCGTATGCGCTCGATCGCGTGACGGCTGGCTCGAGCGGCGGGACCGCGGCCGCCGTCGCCGCCAATCTCGGGGAAGTCGGATTGGGCACGGACACTGGGAACTCGATTCGCGGGCCATCCGCCCATCAAGCGCTCGTCGGCATCCGGTCGACGATGGGCCTAACGAGTCGCGCCGGCGTCGTGCCGCTGAACCTCTCCGCGGACATTGCAGGTCCAATGGCACGGACGGTGTCCGATGCGGTCGCGGTTTTTCAGGTCGTCGCCGGCTATGACCCCGCGGATTCGATCACCGCGGCCTCCCGCGGGAGACCCGTGCCTAACTATTCGGCATCGCTCGTGCGCGATGGCCTTCGCGGCGCGCGGATCGGTGTGCTGCGCCAGGCGTACGAGCGGCCAACGCTCGACGTCGAAGTCCGCGATGTCTTTGCGCGCGCGATCGCCGATTTGCGGCTCGCCGGTGCGACGGTCGTCGACTCCGTACCACTCCCCGCTCTCGACTCACTCTTCGCCGCGCATCGCGGCCAGTGCAATCCATTCAAGTTTGATCTCGAGCATTGGATCGCCAGCACTGGGAACCGCACTCCGCTAAAGTCGCTGGCCGAGATCATTAAATCGAACCGGTTCCATCCTTCGATTCAGAAGCGCCTCGAGCTCGCACAGGCGGTGGACATCGCACCCGAGAAGAACCCCGGTTGCAGAGATCGTGACGAATTTCGCGAGGGACTGCGGACTCTCGTGATGCGCGCGATGGATGCGCTCAAGCTCGACGCACTGGTCTATCCGACCTGGAGTAATCCGCCGCGGCTCATCGGGGATCTCAACACGCCACCCGGCGACAACAGCCAGGTTTTTTCGCCGAGTACCGGTTGGCCAGCGATCACCGTCCCGATGGGTTACACGCGCGGTACGCTTCCCGCAGGGATGACGCTGTTCGGGCGAGCCTGGAGCGAGCCGGTACTCATTCGTCTCGCGTATGCGTACGAGCAGGCGACGCATCACCGCCGGCCTCCAGCAAGCACGCCACCACTTCGATAG
- a CDS encoding serine hydrolase domain-containing protein, with protein MQSRIFHLLSIAALPAIVAAQPAATSRAPASTAPDDWSGFLRLFDAYADSDRVVGASVLVMRDGRVLDRHDYGWADRAARQRVDGRTIFHWGSITKTLTAISIMQLHERRGLSLDATITRYVPELRQVHDPYGMIDSITLRMLLSHSAGFQNPTWPYTTGKPWEPFEPTTWNQLVAMMPYQELHFRPGTRYSYSNPGFIYLARVIEQLSGDPWEGYVQKNIFAPLGLTHSYFGATPYYLASDRSNNYTISRDSSGTVVELANGRDFDPGITIPNGGWNAPLSDLAIYAAFLTGTAHDDSTRQRYDVVIPHTTLTGMWHPLHPMSETPTAPDSMALSFFVIHRGSSTIIGHTGSQAGFRSFLFFNPSNNAVVIAAFNTTNDAAPARAAYTRMYEAALALLR; from the coding sequence ATGCAATCCAGAATCTTCCATCTCCTGAGCATCGCGGCACTGCCGGCGATTGTCGCCGCGCAGCCCGCCGCCACGTCGCGTGCACCAGCCTCCACGGCTCCGGACGACTGGAGCGGTTTCCTTCGTCTGTTCGATGCCTATGCCGACAGCGATCGTGTCGTCGGCGCGAGCGTTCTGGTCATGCGTGACGGTCGCGTGCTGGACCGCCACGATTACGGCTGGGCAGATCGCGCCGCGCGCCAGCGTGTCGATGGTCGCACGATCTTTCACTGGGGCTCGATCACGAAGACGCTGACGGCCATTTCGATCATGCAGTTGCACGAGCGCCGAGGCCTCTCGCTCGACGCGACCATCACTCGTTATGTCCCGGAGCTCCGCCAGGTGCATGATCCATACGGCATGATCGACAGTATCACGCTGCGCATGTTGCTCTCGCACTCCGCGGGTTTCCAGAATCCGACCTGGCCATACACGACCGGCAAGCCGTGGGAGCCATTCGAGCCGACGACCTGGAATCAACTTGTCGCGATGATGCCGTATCAGGAGCTCCACTTCCGGCCTGGCACTCGCTACTCGTACTCGAATCCCGGGTTCATCTACCTCGCGCGCGTCATCGAGCAGTTGAGCGGCGATCCGTGGGAGGGCTACGTACAGAAGAACATCTTTGCGCCGCTCGGTCTCACACACAGCTATTTCGGCGCGACGCCGTATTACCTCGCCTCCGATCGATCGAACAACTACACCATCAGCCGAGATTCGAGCGGGACGGTCGTCGAGCTGGCGAATGGTCGCGATTTCGACCCAGGCATCACGATTCCGAATGGTGGTTGGAATGCGCCGCTCTCCGATCTCGCGATCTATGCGGCGTTTCTCACGGGCACGGCGCACGACGACTCGACGCGGCAGCGATACGACGTCGTGATACCGCATACGACGTTGACAGGCATGTGGCACCCGCTGCATCCGATGAGCGAGACGCCGACCGCGCCTGATTCGATGGCGCTCTCGTTCTTCGTCATCCATCGCGGTTCGTCGACCATCATCGGGCACACGGGTAGTCAGGCGGGCTTTCGCTCCTTCCTCTTCTTCAATCCGTCCAACAACGCCGTCGTGATCGCCGCGTTCAATACCACGAATGACGCCGCGCCGGCTCGCGCGGCGTACACGCGGATGTACGAAGCGGCGCTCGCACTTCTGCGTTAA